One segment of Methanolinea sp. DNA contains the following:
- a CDS encoding VWA domain-containing protein encodes MDTTIVIVTVYDSGNNRIGDIPVEFILDNPDMGQFIPPITNTNISGTAETTFRSGKKDGHVQFSVRVQYIENNTVKYQDFTCEEKIWIQNPIPDNITFTTMNDWLVANGTDFTYARVFTFNQTYPIPHIGVSFQILENEMGAFQPTIATTNDEGMAESKFTVKYKSGNATLKAFIRYEYEGIETILEKQFIQKIDHDIPYALAKYDVPSEAPVGSIVNITMAYSDRWGNPIDNRRIAEKVIFMVSSALGDAIFLNSNSTVANVPVNEKGDAIAILRASFSPSINVIRVDPEMGTIPDNYYFINIIANRSPVAISQTIEPEGVQGKPPKVYADGKSSFAITYLVVDEFGNGVMNSPVQVIVTDVATNEEIENRILYSNSIGQVMLTYGPKTSIGKFNITAKAIASDPPPTVSKEIWFVSQEAEDLQFTAVPDTMASRDVEGWEPAMLMAKVIDENGNPVEGETVTFSLGTIQYEATPFYPVVTRDPELVSTSAQTNSDGFAIVYFNPGEFTRNWTDPFYDDTASGSCIVTAHWENVSRGKYSNKTVLLTWKNYPYLSISTDVFPQTVNVSGTITVKLNLKGDGWALRPKPIDVVLCTDRSGSMLKDEPDRMIPVMSASREFVNVMHVGPTRDHIGLVSFGTNGWAKLAPVYRYLDGTYYCYKNGSGFANRNLKGWFYDWTNVYGVSSTSTSISSSSFRWVYRDGYWDTPTQYNTQNYWPYTENYDMNSNHQIYINTYYPADNRNYGDYAVIESSLTDSPSLIITAINNMVPTGGTPMRYGLYKAINELITNGRTNAIKAIILLSDGDYNYYGDPLARGTGSDSCNPTSYGDLSTGYCKFSGLGSGINSNQNMSNYAKSNNIKIYSIGYANELTSGGNNTLRVLAESTGGQYFEGTSANIEEIYKTIAGQLQEEAGVDTFINMGYDQIEVNYDIVTVNESYKVFQYIPTTTIDFYDQNRTRPFHEPPYPYEIDQSEEFNQSHRLTFNVGTVKLGQTWEATYKLKVLSDGTINIFGNNSYVYFNGTFGPSQLRLPKTYITGVPNMTSEGVNSSTLEFSNPEVSETPSNIVMWKWDRKYTGVKKVREDCYLSIDDGKTWILVKSSEYDSEFLKNPLNKKGSYSVNRNQFPPDAKLKFRVVGNAIDAPGPVINILPTPTQTMPPPGKVYIKLK; translated from the coding sequence ATGGACACGACCATTGTGATAGTAACTGTCTATGATTCCGGAAACAATAGAATCGGTGACATTCCTGTTGAGTTTATCCTTGATAATCCTGATATGGGCCAATTTATCCCGCCAATAACAAATACCAATATTTCTGGAACTGCCGAAACAACATTCAGGTCAGGCAAAAAGGATGGACACGTGCAATTTTCAGTGAGAGTCCAATATATAGAAAATAATACTGTGAAATACCAAGACTTCACTTGCGAGGAAAAAATCTGGATTCAGAATCCTATTCCGGATAATATTACTTTTACTACCATGAACGATTGGCTTGTCGCAAATGGGACTGATTTTACATATGCTCGTGTATTCACATTTAACCAAACATATCCTATTCCACATATTGGGGTTAGCTTCCAGATTTTAGAGAATGAAATGGGGGCTTTCCAACCTACAATTGCTACGACAAACGACGAAGGTATGGCAGAATCTAAATTCACTGTGAAATACAAGAGTGGAAATGCAACTTTGAAGGCATTCATCAGGTATGAATATGAAGGTATCGAGACAATTCTCGAAAAACAGTTCATTCAGAAGATTGACCACGATATTCCGTATGCATTGGCGAAATATGACGTTCCCAGTGAAGCACCAGTAGGATCGATAGTTAATATCACAATGGCATATAGTGACCGGTGGGGAAATCCGATTGATAATCGGAGAATTGCAGAAAAAGTCATTTTTATGGTGTCCTCTGCCCTAGGTGATGCGATATTTCTGAATTCAAATTCGACTGTCGCGAATGTTCCGGTCAATGAAAAGGGTGATGCAATAGCAATATTAAGGGCGAGTTTTTCTCCCAGTATCAATGTAATCAGGGTGGATCCGGAGATGGGAACAATCCCTGATAATTATTATTTCATCAATATAATTGCCAACAGGTCACCAGTAGCCATTTCCCAGACAATTGAACCTGAAGGTGTTCAGGGAAAACCGCCCAAGGTATACGCCGATGGAAAAAGTTCTTTTGCAATCACTTATTTGGTGGTCGATGAATTTGGCAATGGTGTGATGAATTCTCCCGTCCAGGTAATAGTAACTGACGTTGCAACGAACGAAGAAATTGAAAATAGGATACTTTATTCTAATTCTATCGGACAGGTCATGCTCACATACGGACCAAAAACATCCATTGGAAAATTCAACATCACTGCAAAGGCAATCGCAAGCGACCCACCTCCAACGGTTTCTAAAGAGATCTGGTTTGTGAGTCAAGAGGCCGAGGACTTACAATTCACTGCCGTTCCAGATACCATGGCTAGCCGGGATGTCGAGGGATGGGAGCCGGCAATGCTGATGGCAAAGGTTATTGATGAAAATGGGAATCCTGTCGAGGGAGAGACGGTTACATTCAGTCTCGGCACAATACAATATGAAGCGACACCGTTCTACCCTGTTGTCACGAGAGACCCGGAATTAGTCTCCACGTCAGCTCAGACAAATAGTGATGGGTTTGCCATTGTATATTTCAATCCAGGTGAATTTACCCGAAATTGGACAGACCCCTTCTACGATGATACGGCTTCGGGCAGTTGTATTGTCACTGCACATTGGGAAAATGTCTCGAGGGGAAAATATTCTAATAAAACGGTGCTCCTCACATGGAAGAACTATCCCTATTTATCGATTAGCACTGATGTGTTTCCCCAGACAGTGAATGTGAGTGGTACCATTACTGTCAAGTTGAATTTAAAGGGTGATGGGTGGGCTTTACGTCCCAAACCGATTGACGTTGTTCTCTGCACTGATCGTTCCGGTAGCATGCTAAAGGATGAACCCGACAGAATGATTCCCGTAATGTCTGCCTCGCGGGAATTCGTGAATGTGATGCACGTGGGGCCGACACGGGATCATATCGGCTTGGTTTCATTCGGGACAAACGGATGGGCAAAGTTGGCTCCTGTCTACCGATACCTTGACGGGACATATTATTGTTATAAGAATGGATCTGGATTTGCCAACAGGAATCTGAAAGGCTGGTTCTATGATTGGACAAATGTATACGGTGTCTCATCCACCTCAACGTCGATAAGCAGTTCCAGTTTCAGGTGGGTATACCGGGATGGTTATTGGGATACCCCTACACAATATAATACTCAGAATTACTGGCCTTATACTGAAAATTATGATATGAATTCAAACCACCAAATTTATATAAACACATATTATCCTGCAGATAACCGAAATTACGGCGATTATGCAGTTATTGAAAGCAGTTTGACAGATAGCCCCTCGTTAATTATCACTGCAATCAATAATATGGTTCCGACGGGGGGAACTCCGATGAGGTACGGTCTTTACAAGGCAATCAACGAGCTGATAACAAACGGGCGAACCAATGCAATCAAGGCAATAATCCTCCTGAGCGATGGGGATTACAATTATTATGGAGATCCCTTGGCTCGGGGGACTGGTTCTGATAGTTGCAACCCTACAAGTTACGGTGACTTATCGACGGGGTATTGTAAATTTTCAGGGCTTGGCAGTGGGATTAACAGTAATCAGAACATGTCGAATTACGCAAAGAGTAATAATATAAAGATATATTCAATTGGGTATGCAAATGAATTGACATCGGGAGGGAATAATACTCTTCGGGTCTTGGCTGAAAGTACTGGGGGACAATATTTTGAGGGAACCTCTGCGAATATAGAAGAAATTTATAAAACAATTGCAGGACAGCTCCAGGAAGAAGCAGGTGTTGACACATTCATTAATATGGGATATGACCAGATTGAGGTAAATTACGATATCGTCACAGTCAATGAAAGCTACAAGGTTTTCCAGTATATTCCCACCACAACAATTGATTTCTACGATCAAAATAGGACTCGACCATTCCACGAACCGCCCTATCCCTATGAAATCGATCAATCTGAAGAATTTAACCAAAGCCACAGGTTAACCTTCAATGTAGGAACTGTGAAACTTGGTCAGACATGGGAGGCAACATACAAATTAAAGGTTCTCAGCGATGGAACAATCAACATTTTTGGAAACAATTCATACGTGTATTTCAACGGTACTTTTGGGCCTTCGCAGTTGAGACTTCCCAAAACATACATAACTGGGGTTCCAAATATGACCTCTGAAGGAGTCAATTCCAGTACACTTGAATTTTCAAATCCAGAGGTATCAGAAACACCATCGAATATCGTCATGTGGAAATGGGATAGAAAATACACTGGGGTTAAAAAAGTGAGGGAAGACTGCTATCTCTCAATCGATGATGGGAAAACATGGATACTTGTAAAATCCAGTGAATACGATAGTGAATTCCTCAAGAATCCTTTAAATAAAAAAGGATCATATTCAGTGAATAGGAATCAATTTCCGCCGGATGCGAAATTAAAATTCAGGGTTGTTGGAAATGCAATTGATGCCCCCGGACCCGTGATTAATATTTTACCTACACCCACTCAAACAATGCCTCCACCTGGGAAAGTGTATATAAAATTAAAATAA
- the eif1A gene encoding translation initiation factor eIF-1A — protein MNPRRGEEEGPDEEKNEAGEIIRVRLPQKRNREMFAQAELMMGANHIRVRCYDGVTRLGRIKGKIKKKIWIREGDILIVVPWSFQDDKCDIIYRYTGPQVEWLRRNGYL, from the coding sequence CTGAACCCGAGGAGGGGAGAAGAGGAGGGGCCCGACGAGGAGAAGAACGAGGCCGGCGAGATAATCCGCGTCAGGCTCCCCCAGAAGAGGAACAGGGAGATGTTCGCGCAGGCCGAGCTGATGATGGGCGCAAACCACATCCGCGTCAGGTGCTACGACGGCGTGACGAGGCTCGGGCGCATCAAGGGCAAGATCAAGAAGAAGATATGGATCCGCGAGGGGGACATCCTGATCGTCGTCCCGTGGAGTTTCCAGGACGACAAGTGCGATATCATCTACCGCTACACGGGCCCCCAGGTCGAGTGGCTGCGGCGGAACGGGTACCTGTAG
- a CDS encoding HEAT repeat domain-containing protein, giving the protein MTRSGGARDVAEIIHGLHSPDWNGRQSAVKRIAGIKDPAILAELVRELRKEKWYIREAAAAGIRALDCPSLLPQLISCLEEGDEIIRSAAAHALGNFCIPESACALERVLADPDCRVRKCARNSLDRIRSARGEESQVAP; this is encoded by the coding sequence ATGACAAGGAGCGGCGGCGCACGGGACGTTGCAGAGATCATCCATGGCCTCCACAGCCCCGACTGGAACGGGAGGCAGTCCGCGGTGAAGAGGATTGCCGGGATCAAGGACCCGGCGATCCTCGCTGAGCTCGTCCGTGAACTGCGGAAGGAGAAGTGGTACATCCGCGAGGCGGCCGCGGCGGGGATAAGGGCACTCGACTGCCCCTCGCTCCTCCCGCAACTCATCTCGTGCCTCGAAGAGGGGGACGAGATCATCCGCAGCGCCGCGGCCCACGCCCTCGGGAACTTCTGCATCCCCGAGTCCGCGTGCGCCCTCGAGAGGGTCCTTGCCGACCCTGACTGCAGGGTCAGGAAGTGCGCCCGGAACTCCCTCGACCGGATCCGATCCGCACGGGGGGAGGAATCGCAGGTCGCTCCCTGA
- a CDS encoding phosphoribosyltransferase family protein, whose protein sequence is MGDLIEDPLLRDRTFVFSGRHDAGERLGKLLASLPAIRDPVVLAVPAGGVPVGRMIAGALSAPLALAVARKVRIPGTTESGFGAVTWDGSVLINERLREALGLSEREVERAVRETRKNVRRRMETFARWREFPPLGGKTAILTDDGLASGFTMLAAARSLRRLGPARVVVAVPTASLAAAELLRREVDLVVCLNVRTGRIFAVADAYREWHDLTDDEVIAELAAVS, encoded by the coding sequence ATGGGAGATCTCATCGAAGACCCCCTCCTGCGGGACAGGACGTTCGTCTTCTCCGGCCGGCACGACGCGGGGGAGAGGCTCGGGAAACTCCTCGCGTCACTCCCCGCCATCCGGGACCCCGTTGTCCTCGCCGTGCCCGCCGGGGGAGTGCCGGTGGGCAGGATGATCGCGGGCGCACTCTCCGCGCCCCTCGCGCTCGCCGTCGCGAGGAAGGTCCGCATCCCCGGGACGACCGAGTCGGGGTTCGGGGCCGTGACGTGGGACGGGAGCGTCCTCATCAACGAGCGGCTCCGCGAGGCCCTCGGTCTCTCCGAGAGGGAGGTCGAGAGGGCCGTGCGGGAGACGCGGAAGAACGTCCGCCGGAGGATGGAGACCTTCGCGAGGTGGCGGGAGTTTCCTCCCCTCGGCGGGAAGACCGCGATCCTCACCGACGACGGGCTCGCCTCGGGATTCACGATGCTCGCCGCTGCCCGGAGCCTGAGGAGACTAGGGCCCGCGAGGGTCGTCGTCGCGGTGCCCACGGCGTCGCTCGCTGCCGCCGAGCTCCTCCGACGCGAGGTCGACCTCGTGGTCTGCTTAAACGTCAGGACCGGCAGGATCTTCGCGGTCGCAGACGCCTACCGCGAGTGGCACGACCTCACGGATGACGAGGTCATCGCGGAACTCGCGGCCGTGTCCTGA
- a CDS encoding flavodoxin family protein, translated as MQGIAVFVDSRGGNTRKVADAIAAELGVSAGEFPGTVPEDARVIFLGSGVYGGKPGENMQRFVASGQFEGKKVALFATSAAAKGAETMLSNVAGELARKGATVLGSFHCRGKFLLVNRGHPDGADLDRARSFAREMISRA; from the coding sequence ATGCAAGGAATCGCGGTCTTCGTCGACTCGAGGGGAGGGAACACGCGGAAGGTGGCGGACGCCATCGCCGCGGAACTCGGGGTCTCCGCCGGGGAGTTCCCCGGGACTGTCCCAGAGGACGCCCGGGTCATCTTCCTCGGGAGCGGCGTGTACGGGGGCAAGCCCGGCGAAAACATGCAGAGGTTCGTTGCGTCCGGGCAGTTCGAGGGGAAGAAGGTCGCCCTGTTCGCGACGTCGGCGGCGGCGAAGGGTGCGGAGACGATGCTCTCGAACGTCGCGGGAGAACTCGCCCGGAAGGGCGCGACGGTGCTGGGGTCATTCCACTGCAGGGGGAAGTTCCTCCTCGTGAACCGGGGCCACCCGGACGGCGCGGACCTCGACCGCGCGAGGAGTTTTGCCCGCGAGATGATCTCGAGGGCGTGA
- a CDS encoding hydrophobe/amphiphile efflux-3 (HAE3) family transporter codes for MASVYEWLADRIVAHPRVVGAVAVGLILVAMAGLTMVTMKTGKETYIEKATPRGAALTHYTNTYQSDAIMVIFESDDITDLETLHYIKRLQDDIADEMYVAGVSGVVDLLSQGNGGELPRSVAEVNRIIAQAPPEVVARYMPSRMMTISVVTLQPALTSDRQQEVLGTIRNIVALSHPPPGVKVTLSGSPAFSQEMMQEMGSSMRVLILAAMVLMVVAVMTLFHHVRYTLLPVGIVGVGLVLTFGVMGLAGIPISMVVIGAFPVLIGIGIDYAIQIHSRLDEESRKVPLPEAVRTTVTKTGPAVLIAMLATSMGFIAMVFGPIPMVGDFGITCTIGVVSCYLAALVLVPVFAMLVGYRPKAKREDDDAAERDRPQHSLIERYDAFLGNVACRIARNPVPVLIFVFLFAIVGFSLDNEVPISADEKTFVPSEMPALQYMNKVTRTMGSTTTIPVMVSSSNVLDPETVRWIYDFGEYERTRNDKITGVTSIATLLARYNNGILPSTEEEIRQVLARIPEEARKRYLSGNIEAVMEFSTVDLEISQARSQIALIRNDLLWYTPPAGASARVTGTIEMFSALIDDIKNSKTTMTLLGFAFILAFLLAAYRRLRAVSPLLPIVAIVGWNGAIMYWLGLDYTPLTAVLGSMTIGVASEYTILIMERVEEEMGRGLDLYSAIRTSVQRIGTAITVSGLTTVFGFSALILSEFNIVSNFGITTVITVGFSLIGAILIMPAIIALMYGAGGRGAEGQRGEAPAPA; via the coding sequence ATGGCCAGCGTCTACGAGTGGCTCGCCGACCGGATCGTCGCGCACCCCCGGGTCGTCGGGGCGGTTGCGGTCGGCCTCATCCTCGTCGCGATGGCAGGGCTCACCATGGTCACGATGAAGACCGGGAAGGAGACCTACATCGAGAAGGCGACACCCCGCGGGGCCGCACTCACCCACTACACGAACACGTACCAGTCGGACGCGATCATGGTCATCTTCGAGTCCGACGACATCACCGACCTCGAGACCCTCCACTACATAAAGAGGCTCCAGGACGACATCGCGGACGAGATGTACGTCGCGGGGGTCTCGGGCGTCGTCGACCTCCTTTCCCAGGGCAACGGGGGCGAGCTCCCGCGTTCCGTGGCCGAGGTGAACAGGATCATTGCGCAGGCCCCCCCCGAGGTCGTCGCGCGCTACATGCCCTCCCGGATGATGACGATAAGCGTGGTCACCCTCCAGCCTGCCCTCACGAGCGACCGCCAGCAGGAGGTCCTCGGCACCATCCGGAACATCGTCGCACTCTCTCACCCGCCGCCCGGCGTGAAGGTGACCCTCTCCGGGAGCCCCGCGTTCTCCCAGGAGATGATGCAGGAGATGGGATCCTCGATGAGGGTCCTCATCCTCGCGGCGATGGTCCTGATGGTCGTCGCGGTGATGACGCTCTTTCACCACGTCCGCTACACCCTCCTCCCGGTCGGGATCGTGGGCGTGGGACTGGTCCTGACCTTCGGGGTGATGGGGCTTGCCGGCATCCCCATCAGCATGGTGGTGATCGGGGCATTCCCGGTCCTCATCGGGATCGGGATCGACTACGCGATCCAGATCCACTCGCGCCTCGACGAGGAGTCGAGGAAGGTCCCGCTCCCCGAGGCCGTCAGGACGACCGTGACGAAGACGGGCCCCGCCGTCCTGATCGCGATGCTCGCGACCTCGATGGGATTCATCGCGATGGTCTTTGGGCCCATCCCCATGGTGGGTGACTTCGGGATCACGTGCACGATAGGGGTGGTCTCCTGCTACCTCGCCGCGCTCGTCCTCGTCCCGGTCTTCGCGATGCTGGTCGGGTACCGGCCGAAGGCGAAGAGGGAAGATGATGACGCGGCCGAAAGGGACCGCCCGCAGCATTCCCTCATCGAGAGGTACGACGCGTTCCTCGGGAACGTCGCCTGCCGCATCGCGAGGAACCCCGTCCCGGTCCTGATATTCGTCTTCCTCTTCGCGATCGTGGGGTTTAGCCTCGACAACGAGGTCCCCATCAGCGCGGACGAGAAGACGTTCGTCCCCTCCGAGATGCCCGCCCTCCAGTACATGAACAAGGTGACGAGGACGATGGGCTCCACGACGACGATCCCGGTCATGGTCTCGTCGAGCAACGTCCTTGACCCGGAAACGGTGCGGTGGATCTACGACTTCGGCGAGTACGAGCGGACGCGCAACGACAAGATCACGGGTGTCACGAGCATCGCAACCCTCCTCGCGCGGTACAACAACGGCATCCTCCCCTCGACAGAGGAGGAGATAAGGCAGGTGCTCGCGCGGATCCCGGAGGAGGCGCGGAAGAGGTACTTGAGCGGCAACATCGAGGCGGTGATGGAGTTCTCGACGGTCGACCTCGAGATCTCGCAGGCCCGGTCCCAGATCGCGCTCATCAGGAATGACCTCCTGTGGTACACGCCCCCGGCAGGCGCGAGCGCGAGGGTCACGGGCACGATCGAGATGTTCTCGGCGCTCATCGACGACATCAAGAACTCGAAGACCACGATGACGCTGCTAGGGTTCGCGTTCATCCTCGCCTTCCTCCTCGCCGCGTACAGGCGTCTGCGCGCGGTCTCCCCCCTCCTCCCGATCGTCGCGATAGTGGGCTGGAACGGCGCGATCATGTACTGGCTGGGCCTCGACTACACGCCCCTCACGGCGGTCCTCGGGTCGATGACCATAGGGGTCGCATCCGAGTACACGATCCTCATCATGGAGAGGGTCGAGGAGGAGATGGGGCGGGGACTCGACCTCTATTCCGCGATACGGACGAGCGTGCAGAGGATAGGGACGGCGATCACGGTCTCCGGCCTCACCACGGTCTTTGGGTTCTCGGCCCTCATCCTCTCGGAGTTCAACATCGTCTCGAACTTCGGGATCACGACCGTGATCACGGTCGGGTTCTCGCTCATCGGCGCGATCCTGATCATGCCCGCCATCATCGCCCTGATGTACGGGGCGGGGGGTCGCGGGGCAGAGGGGCAGCGCGGCGAGGCTCCGGCCCCGGCATGA
- a CDS encoding Rieske 2Fe-2S domain-containing protein: protein MAEFVEVCRLEDLGEGELRKVQAGGKEILLVRRGSRVYATDALCPHLQADLSMGTLHGYILTCPMHHSQFDIRDGHVVRWTDLSGTILRYASRQIPPRPLATYPVRVEGERVLVLVPSS, encoded by the coding sequence GTGGCAGAATTCGTCGAGGTCTGCCGGCTGGAGGATCTCGGGGAGGGAGAGCTCAGGAAGGTGCAGGCGGGAGGGAAGGAAATCCTCCTCGTCCGACGGGGGAGCCGCGTCTACGCGACGGATGCCCTCTGCCCCCACCTCCAGGCCGACCTCTCCATGGGCACGCTCCACGGGTACATCCTCACGTGCCCGATGCACCACTCGCAGTTCGACATAAGGGACGGGCACGTCGTCCGATGGACGGACCTCTCCGGGACCATCCTTCGGTATGCCTCGCGGCAAATCCCCCCGCGCCCGCTCGCGACGTACCCCGTCAGGGTCGAGGGGGAGAGGGTCCTCGTGCTCGTCCCCTCGTCCTGA
- the rbcL gene encoding type III ribulose-bisphosphate carboxylase, protein MAIDWYMEFVDTGYEPGRDELVALFSFEPAAGISREEAAGRIASESSTGTWTTLHTVPPRMEDLKATVFRIEGNYAYISYPLALWEEGNAVQLLSGIAGNIFGMKAIRNLRLVDVALPAGYIRHFRGPHFGMEGIRKMLGVHGRPLTGAVPKPKIGFSAREHAEVAYETWTGGFDFTKDDENLTSPAFNRFEERVLEMTRMRDRAEQETGETKSALLNITADTETMKRRADLLADTGWTYAMIDVVVAGTAAVATMRDYCSDLGLAIHAHRAMHAAFTRNRKHGISMQFLAKLMRLIGVSQIHTGTAVGKLAGTKKEAALLAGVLREKHVEAVPGFLLEQDWGRIKSAFPVSSGGLHPGLVPDVLDIYGTDLVLLVSGGIHGHPDGTRAGAVATMQAIEAWKDGVTLEEKAKTSPELSRALEKWGYYRPK, encoded by the coding sequence ATGGCCATCGACTGGTACATGGAATTCGTGGACACGGGCTACGAGCCGGGGAGGGACGAGCTCGTCGCACTCTTCTCGTTCGAGCCCGCCGCGGGGATCAGCAGGGAGGAGGCCGCGGGGAGGATCGCTTCCGAGAGTTCCACGGGCACGTGGACGACCCTCCACACGGTCCCCCCGCGGATGGAGGACCTCAAGGCCACGGTCTTCCGCATCGAGGGGAATTACGCGTACATCTCCTACCCCCTCGCGCTCTGGGAGGAGGGCAACGCGGTGCAGCTGCTGAGCGGGATCGCGGGGAATATCTTCGGGATGAAGGCAATAAGGAACTTGAGGCTCGTCGACGTGGCCCTCCCCGCGGGCTACATCCGGCACTTCCGCGGACCCCACTTCGGGATGGAGGGCATCCGGAAGATGCTCGGCGTGCACGGGCGGCCCCTCACGGGGGCCGTCCCGAAGCCGAAGATAGGTTTCTCCGCGCGGGAGCACGCGGAGGTCGCCTACGAGACGTGGACGGGGGGATTTGACTTCACGAAGGACGACGAGAACCTCACGTCGCCCGCCTTCAATAGGTTCGAGGAACGCGTGCTGGAGATGACGAGGATGCGGGACCGCGCCGAGCAGGAGACCGGCGAGACGAAGTCCGCGCTCCTCAACATCACGGCCGACACGGAGACCATGAAGAGGCGCGCAGACCTCCTCGCCGACACAGGCTGGACGTACGCGATGATCGACGTCGTCGTCGCGGGGACCGCGGCGGTCGCGACGATGCGGGACTACTGCTCCGACCTCGGCCTCGCCATCCACGCGCACCGCGCCATGCACGCGGCATTCACGCGGAACAGGAAGCACGGGATCAGCATGCAGTTCCTCGCGAAGCTGATGCGGCTGATCGGGGTCTCGCAAATCCACACGGGGACGGCCGTCGGGAAGCTCGCCGGCACGAAGAAGGAGGCCGCCCTTCTCGCCGGCGTGCTGCGGGAGAAGCACGTGGAAGCCGTGCCCGGATTCCTTCTCGAGCAGGACTGGGGGCGGATCAAGAGCGCGTTCCCGGTCTCCTCGGGCGGCCTCCACCCCGGGCTCGTGCCCGACGTCCTCGACATCTACGGGACCGACCTCGTGCTGCTCGTGAGCGGGGGCATCCACGGCCACCCGGACGGGACACGGGCCGGGGCGGTCGCGACGATGCAGGCGATCGAGGCCTGGAAGGACGGCGTCACTCTCGAGGAGAAGGCGAAGACCTCGCCCGAGCTCTCCCGGGCGCTCGAGAAGTGGGGGTACTACAGGCCGAAGTGA
- the hisD gene encoding histidinol dehydrogenase has translation MFGPLDVDKWVSERRSSLDEAKESALRIIREVREGGDAALLRMAQKHEPECTSVRVMPEEVDAAYEQVEDRLIESLIEAEARIARFHELQKEKALWLEEIEPGIILGVKTTPLERVGLYVPGRRAAYPSTALMNAVPARVAGVGEMCACSPPPILPLTLVALDIAGVDEIYRIGGAQAVAAMALGTETIRPVQKIVGPGNVYVTAAKMLLREHAEIDFPAGPSEIGIIADGTADPEFIAIDILAQAEHDPDAACVLVTTDPALPEKVGREIERFTAGSPRREIIESALSHSGYAVAADLSEACCMMDRVAPEHLSIQVADPLAVLSAVHHAGSIFVGPYAPVAAGDYASGTNHVLPTAGYARMYSGLNVAHFCKTSTVQIIDREGLEAIGDVIEAIADAEGLSAHAESVRVRRRRR, from the coding sequence ATGTTTGGACCCCTCGACGTGGACAAGTGGGTGAGCGAGCGGCGGTCGAGCCTCGACGAGGCGAAGGAATCGGCCCTGCGGATCATCAGGGAGGTCCGCGAGGGCGGGGATGCAGCCCTCCTGCGGATGGCACAGAAACACGAGCCCGAGTGCACCTCCGTGAGGGTCATGCCGGAGGAGGTCGACGCTGCCTACGAGCAGGTCGAAGACCGGCTGATCGAGAGCCTGATAGAGGCGGAGGCACGGATCGCGCGGTTCCACGAGCTCCAGAAGGAGAAGGCGCTCTGGCTCGAGGAGATCGAGCCGGGGATCATCCTCGGCGTGAAGACGACCCCCCTCGAGCGGGTCGGGCTGTACGTCCCCGGCCGGAGGGCCGCGTACCCCTCGACCGCCCTCATGAACGCGGTGCCCGCGAGGGTCGCGGGGGTGGGGGAGATGTGCGCCTGCAGCCCGCCCCCCATCCTCCCCCTCACGCTCGTCGCCCTCGACATCGCGGGCGTGGACGAGATCTACCGGATAGGCGGTGCGCAGGCAGTCGCCGCGATGGCGCTCGGGACCGAGACCATCCGCCCTGTCCAGAAGATCGTCGGGCCCGGGAACGTGTACGTGACGGCCGCGAAGATGCTCCTCCGGGAGCACGCCGAGATCGATTTCCCCGCGGGCCCCAGCGAGATCGGGATCATCGCGGACGGCACGGCGGACCCCGAGTTCATCGCGATCGACATCCTCGCGCAGGCGGAGCACGACCCGGACGCGGCCTGCGTCCTCGTAACGACCGACCCCGCGCTCCCCGAGAAGGTGGGGCGCGAGATCGAGCGGTTTACTGCTGGCTCTCCCCGGAGGGAGATCATCGAGAGCGCGCTCTCCCACTCAGGGTACGCGGTCGCCGCGGACCTTTCCGAGGCGTGCTGCATGATGGACAGGGTCGCCCCCGAGCACCTCTCGATACAGGTCGCCGACCCGCTCGCGGTCCTCTCCGCCGTGCACCACGCGGGCTCCATCTTCGTCGGACCCTACGCGCCGGTCGCCGCCGGAGACTACGCCTCCGGCACGAACCACGTCCTCCCCACCGCGGGGTACGCGAGGATGTACTCGGGGCTGAACGTCGCCCACTTCTGCAAGACGTCCACGGTCCAGATCATCGACAGGGAGGGCCTCGAGGCGATCGGGGACGTCATCGAGGCGATCGCGGACGCGGAGGGGCTCTCCGCGCACGCCGAGTCGGTCCGCGTCAGGCGCAGGCGACGGTGA